Proteins co-encoded in one Bacteroidales bacterium genomic window:
- the rplM gene encoding 50S ribosomal protein L13 — MDTTSYKTRSANKDIIVKDWLMVDAENEVLGRFASKVAFILRGKHKPYYTPNLNCGDNVIIINAEKIKLTGSKLTEKEYVRHTGYPGGQRLTTPEQYLAKKPEKILELAIKGMLPKTKLGSEMFRHLFVYAGQEHPHQGQNPNKVNINTIIK; from the coding sequence ATGGATACAACAAGTTATAAAACACGCTCAGCCAATAAAGATATCATTGTTAAAGATTGGCTGATGGTTGATGCAGAAAACGAGGTTTTAGGGCGCTTTGCAAGTAAAGTTGCCTTCATTTTAAGGGGTAAACATAAGCCTTATTATACTCCCAACCTTAACTGCGGCGATAATGTAATAATTATAAATGCTGAAAAAATAAAGCTTACCGGAAGCAAGCTTACTGAAAAAGAATATGTTAGGCATACAGGCTACCCCGGTGGACAGCGTCTTACAACTCCGGAGCAATATCTGGCAAAAAAACCTGAAAAAATTCTGGAACTTGCCATAAAAGGAATGCTGCCAAAAACCAAGCTGGGCAGTGAAATGTTCAGGCATCTTTTTGTTTATGCCGGGCAGGAACATCCCCATCAAGGCCAGAACCCAAACAAAGTTAATATAAACACTATTATTAAATAA
- a CDS encoding FKBP-type peptidyl-prolyl cis-trans isomerase, producing the protein MKKVLLSAVSIIVVMFFMVSCNSGGKVSLKTQDDSVAYVIGANIGENLKRNITNDSLNFSTEALVQGFKDALEGIDSNIFTKEDKQNIMMNFQKQLQEKQNEKAMKAAEPNKIAGANFLQENKKQPGIIETSSGLQYKVVKAGTGKTPKATDNVTVNYEGKLISGEIFDSSYDRNKPETFNVSQVIRGWTEGLMLMKEGGSYELFIPSDLAYGDQGNAKIPGGSALIFKVELLKVEEEAATK; encoded by the coding sequence ATGAAAAAGGTTTTATTATCAGCTGTTTCCATTATTGTTGTTATGTTTTTTATGGTTTCATGCAACTCAGGCGGCAAAGTGAGCCTGAAAACCCAGGACGATTCGGTGGCTTATGTTATCGGTGCTAATATTGGAGAAAACCTAAAAAGAAACATCACAAACGATTCATTAAATTTCAGCACGGAAGCATTGGTTCAGGGGTTTAAAGATGCGCTTGAAGGTATTGACAGCAATATATTTACGAAAGAAGACAAACAAAATATTATGATGAATTTCCAGAAGCAACTTCAGGAAAAACAGAACGAAAAAGCCATGAAAGCTGCCGAGCCTAATAAAATTGCAGGCGCTAATTTCCTTCAGGAAAACAAAAAGCAACCCGGTATCATCGAAACCAGCAGCGGCCTTCAATACAAAGTGGTGAAAGCAGGAACAGGTAAAACCCCGAAAGCTACCGATAACGTTACTGTTAATTATGAAGGGAAACTGATTAGCGGAGAAATATTTGATTCTTCTTATGACCGCAACAAGCCCGAGACTTTCAATGTGTCTCAGGTCATCAGAGGCTGGACCGAAGGTCTGATGCTGATGAAAGAAGGCGGCTCTTATGAGTTGTTTATCCCTTCTGATCTTGCTTACGGCGACCAGGGCAATGCCAAAATACCCGGAGGCTCAGCATTAATTTTTAAAGTGGAACTGTTAAAAGTGGAAGAAGAAGCTGCAACTAAATAA
- a CDS encoding M2 family metallopeptidase, producing MKKNVLTILSVVSLVICLWFFTGCDNAQKKSEMEFTEFVKSLEAKYVPLYKEVCMASWSAETTGDEEAYKKSAELEFKMSQIFADKNDFEKVKKFKESGTIKDDLLKRQLDVIYNAFLSEQIDTAKTKAMIDMQSKISQKFNTFRPVVGGDTLSDNQVDSILRTSTDSKLLMKTWMASKKSGANVAEDVKKLVAMRNEAAKELGFNNYHEMSLKLSEQDPAEIEKLFDELDSLTRDAFALLKNDIDSFFADRYKVKKEELMPWHYQNRFFQEAPNIYPVELDVYYKGKDIIEVTKNYYKSIGMDIDDMLAKSDMFERKGKNQHAFCMDVDKEGDVRVLCNTVHNSYWMNTLLHEFGHAVYSKYTDRALPFFLRDAAHTFTTEAVAMFFGRLSTNPQWMVENLGISQTEAQKIAEDCYKTLRLEQLTFSRWAQVMYRFEKTMYENPEQDLNATWWNLVEKYQLLKRPEGRNEPDWASKIHVALYPCYYHNYLMGELLASQFSYYIAQNYYKAEDLKNISFSKNNEVGKFMIDKVFTPGMRYEWNIMIERATGEKLTAKYYARQFVN from the coding sequence ATGAAAAAAAATGTATTGACGATACTATCCGTAGTGTCGCTTGTAATTTGTTTATGGTTTTTTACAGGCTGTGATAACGCACAAAAAAAATCAGAGATGGAATTTACAGAGTTTGTTAAAAGTTTAGAAGCAAAATACGTTCCTTTATATAAGGAAGTTTGTATGGCCTCTTGGAGTGCTGAAACTACAGGCGATGAGGAAGCATATAAAAAGTCAGCGGAACTGGAATTTAAAATGTCACAAATTTTTGCAGACAAAAATGATTTCGAAAAAGTAAAAAAATTCAAAGAATCCGGAACGATAAAAGACGACTTGCTCAAACGCCAGTTAGATGTCATATACAATGCATTCCTGAGCGAACAGATTGATACGGCTAAGACCAAAGCCATGATTGATATGCAGTCGAAAATTTCGCAAAAATTCAATACGTTCCGTCCGGTGGTGGGCGGCGACACCCTGTCCGACAACCAGGTGGATTCGATATTGCGTACTTCAACCGACAGCAAACTGCTTATGAAAACATGGATGGCTTCAAAAAAATCAGGAGCCAATGTGGCTGAGGATGTAAAAAAACTCGTAGCTATGAGAAACGAAGCTGCCAAAGAACTGGGCTTTAATAACTATCATGAAATGAGCTTAAAATTAAGCGAACAAGACCCCGCAGAGATAGAAAAGCTTTTCGACGAACTCGACAGCCTAACGCGCGATGCTTTTGCGCTGCTGAAAAACGACATTGACAGTTTCTTCGCCGACAGGTATAAAGTGAAAAAGGAAGAACTTATGCCCTGGCATTATCAGAATCGTTTTTTTCAGGAAGCCCCGAATATTTACCCTGTTGAACTGGATGTGTATTACAAGGGAAAGGATATTATCGAGGTCACTAAAAATTATTACAAAAGCATAGGTATGGACATTGATGATATGCTGGCAAAAAGTGATATGTTTGAGAGAAAAGGGAAAAACCAGCACGCTTTCTGTATGGATGTTGATAAGGAAGGTGATGTACGCGTACTGTGCAATACCGTTCATAATTCCTACTGGATGAACACCCTGCTGCATGAATTCGGCCATGCCGTATATTCAAAATATACCGACAGGGCGCTTCCATTCTTCCTGCGCGACGCCGCTCACACTTTCACAACGGAAGCTGTCGCCATGTTTTTCGGCAGGCTTTCAACCAACCCGCAGTGGATGGTAGAAAACCTGGGGATATCACAAACAGAAGCTCAGAAAATTGCCGAAGATTGCTATAAAACCCTTCGCCTCGAGCAGCTTACATTCAGCCGCTGGGCACAGGTGATGTATCGTTTTGAAAAAACTATGTATGAAAATCCTGAACAAGACCTTAATGCCACATGGTGGAACCTGGTGGAAAAATACCAGCTTCTGAAACGCCCCGAAGGTCGTAATGAACCCGACTGGGCTTCAAAAATACATGTGGCGCTTTATCCCTGCTATTATCACAACTATCTGATGGGTGAACTACTGGCCTCACAATTCTCCTATTATATTGCTCAAAATTATTACAAGGCGGAAGATTTAAAAAATATCAGTTTCAGCAAGAATAATGAAGTTGGCAAGTTTATGATTGATAAAGTTTTTACACCGGGCATGAGGTACGAATGGAATATCATGATTGAAAGAGCCACAGGAGAGAAACTGACAGCAAAATATTATGCCAGACAGTTTGTGAACTAA
- a CDS encoding DUF3127 domain-containing protein, which translates to MEITGKIIQIFPAQKGTSAKGEWKKQEFILETQTSFPKKICFASWNDKVDLSRDYKDDLVKVFFDIESREYNGKWYTDVRPWKLETAGQNEQTMKDSKPFENTDQPSENEVDDGLPF; encoded by the coding sequence ATGGAAATTACAGGTAAGATAATTCAGATTTTCCCGGCACAAAAGGGCACTTCCGCAAAGGGCGAATGGAAAAAGCAGGAGTTTATTCTTGAAACCCAGACTTCGTTTCCTAAAAAAATATGTTTTGCCAGCTGGAACGATAAAGTAGACCTGAGCAGGGATTATAAAGATGATCTGGTAAAAGTGTTTTTTGATATTGAAAGCCGTGAATATAATGGGAAATGGTACACAGATGTCAGGCCCTGGAAATTGGAAACTGCCGGCCAAAACGAGCAAACAATGAAAGATAGCAAGCCATTTGAAAACACTGACCAGCCTTCTGAAAATGAAGTTGATGACGGATTGCCGTTCTAA
- a CDS encoding DMT family transporter: protein MWTHRRKIENNNQKTIIGWLILTTLVLIWGSSFILMKRGLGYFSHIQLALLRISFAFVFLVPFVISSIKKINKKKLGYIALVGIIGNGIPAFLFAKAQTGIDSSLAGVLNSLTPLFTLLVGMMFFSYKARWVNIGGVFIALAGTIGLMSISGNKSLDFNFSYGIYVIIATLLYAININIVKRYLEDTDAVTITSFAFLIIGIPAVTVLFLFTDFVPSLTASPKAWQGLGYIALLGIFGSGLALILYNQLIKNSGVLFAASVTYLIPVVAVFWGIADEEVFDPTYILWIAVILLGVFLVNFRAGKKISL, encoded by the coding sequence GTGTGGACACATAGGAGAAAGATAGAAAATAATAATCAAAAAACAATTATTGGATGGCTGATACTGACCACTCTTGTTTTAATATGGGGCAGCTCTTTCATTCTTATGAAGCGGGGGCTAGGATATTTTTCACATATACAACTTGCCTTACTGCGTATCAGTTTTGCTTTTGTTTTTTTAGTTCCCTTTGTAATTAGCTCTATAAAAAAAATAAATAAGAAAAAACTGGGGTATATTGCGCTGGTGGGTATCATCGGCAATGGCATCCCTGCCTTTCTGTTTGCCAAGGCACAGACAGGTATCGACAGCTCACTTGCGGGGGTGTTGAATTCTTTAACGCCGCTTTTCACCTTGCTTGTTGGCATGATGTTTTTCAGCTATAAGGCCCGGTGGGTGAACATTGGAGGTGTTTTTATCGCTTTAGCAGGCACCATCGGCCTGATGAGCATCAGCGGCAATAAATCTCTTGATTTCAATTTCAGTTATGGCATTTATGTAATTATTGCCACATTGCTTTATGCCATCAACATCAATATTGTAAAAAGATACCTGGAAGATACCGATGCCGTAACCATCACTTCTTTTGCCTTTCTGATAATAGGTATTCCCGCAGTAACGGTATTGTTTTTATTTACTGATTTTGTGCCTTCATTAACAGCATCGCCTAAAGCATGGCAAGGATTAGGCTACATTGCCCTGCTCGGCATTTTCGGCTCGGGGCTGGCGCTGATACTTTACAACCAGCTCATCAAGAATTCAGGGGTGCTTTTTGCTGCTTCTGTAACGTACCTGATACCTGTGGTTGCTGTTTTTTGGGGCATCGCTGATGAAGAAGTTTTTGATCCGACTTACATTCTCTGGATAGCAGTTATTTTACTCGGTGTTTTTCTTGTGAATTTTAGGGCAGGGAAAAAAATATCGCTTTAA
- the yidC gene encoding membrane protein insertase YidC — protein MNKSTINTIVGVLIIFGILIGYSLLTKPSEEELAKRKKYQDSLFKAQKEQYQADSAAKIADSLQKIKQDSVKAAEKSINPLLQPSQKPDTLNELSKQFGKFSSSAKGANKHYVLESDLLKIHISSQGGGISSVELKKYKTHDGRPLIFFNTDTSNYTLTFLSGYKDINTGGLFFEPFLTDTRFAGKDSIVIAGKDSVTFSMRLYPNSADSTDTTGRKNKEKYIEFLYTLRADDYMMGFSINLNGMQDVIDINSTYLAFDWQLNITQQEKSTKNELINTTVYFKPAEDKVDYLKETKDDKKEKLPNLKWISFRQQFFTSILVSEASFKEATLEVEQKQDTLFPGYLKTLTAAITIPYENQPQQSIPMSLYFGPNKYKTLRAFDLDFERQIPLGWGFFLMQWINRFAVIPVFDLLSSTGMNYGIIILILTILLKIVLLPIAYKTYISSARMRVLKPEVEEIGKKFPKKEDAMKKQQATMALYKKAGINPMAGCVPMLLQMPILIALFRFFPASIELRQQSFLWAKDLSAYDSIWDFPGGFSIPFYGDHVSLFCLLMTISTIFYTKLNNQMMGAQSQPGMKFIMYAMPVMFLGFFNDFASGLSYYYLLANLITFAQMFLFRKFVNEEKIHARIQENRKKPVKVSGFQKRLEEMAKKRGYPVKK, from the coding sequence ATGAACAAAAGCACTATCAATACCATTGTCGGCGTGCTGATAATCTTTGGTATTCTTATCGGTTACAGCCTGCTGACAAAACCATCGGAGGAAGAACTGGCGAAGCGGAAAAAATACCAGGATTCACTTTTTAAGGCGCAGAAAGAGCAATATCAGGCAGATTCAGCAGCTAAGATTGCCGACAGCCTGCAGAAAATAAAACAGGATTCCGTGAAAGCAGCGGAAAAGAGTATCAATCCCCTGCTTCAGCCCTCACAAAAACCCGACACCCTGAATGAGCTCAGCAAACAGTTTGGAAAATTTTCTTCTTCTGCAAAAGGCGCCAACAAGCACTATGTTTTGGAAAGCGATTTGTTGAAAATACATATTTCATCCCAGGGCGGAGGCATTTCTTCTGTAGAACTAAAAAAATACAAGACACATGATGGCAGGCCATTAATATTTTTCAATACCGATACTTCCAACTATACCCTCACTTTTTTGTCGGGATATAAAGACATTAACACCGGCGGATTGTTTTTTGAGCCTTTTTTAACGGATACCCGCTTTGCAGGAAAAGATTCCATTGTAATAGCCGGCAAGGATTCGGTAACATTTTCCATGCGCCTCTACCCGAACAGCGCCGACAGTACGGATACCACAGGCAGGAAAAACAAAGAAAAATATATAGAATTCCTTTACACCCTGCGGGCAGATGACTACATGATGGGATTCAGCATCAACCTCAACGGCATGCAGGATGTGATAGACATCAACAGCACCTACCTTGCCTTCGACTGGCAACTCAACATAACGCAACAGGAAAAGAGCACCAAAAACGAGCTGATAAATACCACGGTATATTTTAAACCTGCCGAAGATAAAGTGGATTACCTGAAAGAAACAAAAGACGACAAAAAAGAAAAGCTTCCCAACCTGAAATGGATATCTTTCAGACAACAGTTTTTTACATCTATTCTTGTGTCAGAAGCCAGTTTTAAAGAAGCCACACTGGAAGTGGAACAGAAACAGGACACCCTGTTTCCCGGCTACCTGAAAACACTTACCGCAGCCATCACCATTCCTTATGAAAACCAGCCACAGCAAAGCATTCCCATGTCGCTGTATTTCGGGCCCAACAAATATAAAACCCTGCGGGCTTTCGACCTGGATTTTGAACGGCAGATACCGTTGGGCTGGGGATTTTTTCTGATGCAATGGATAAACAGATTTGCCGTCATCCCCGTGTTCGACCTGTTAAGCTCCACCGGCATGAATTATGGCATCATCATCCTTATACTTACTATATTGCTTAAAATCGTGCTATTGCCCATTGCATACAAAACTTATATTTCGTCGGCACGCATGAGGGTGCTGAAACCCGAAGTGGAAGAGATAGGAAAGAAATTCCCAAAGAAAGAAGACGCCATGAAGAAACAGCAGGCTACTATGGCATTATATAAAAAAGCCGGCATCAACCCCATGGCGGGCTGTGTGCCCATGCTGCTGCAAATGCCCATACTTATTGCCCTGTTCCGCTTTTTCCCTGCCTCCATAGAACTTCGCCAGCAAAGCTTTCTGTGGGCTAAAGACCTCTCCGCCTATGATTCTATTTGGGATTTTCCGGGGGGATTCAGCATACCGTTCTATGGCGACCATGTCAGTTTGTTTTGCCTGCTGATGACCATCTCCACCATATTTTACACCAAACTGAACAACCAGATGATGGGAGCGCAGTCGCAGCCGGGAATGAAATTTATTATGTATGCCATGCCCGTTATGTTCCTGGGCTTTTTCAATGATTTCGCCTCGGGATTAAGTTATTACTACCTGCTTGCCAACCTTATCACCTTTGCGCAAATGTTCCTGTTCCGTAAATTTGTAAACGAGGAAAAAATTCATGCACGCATACAGGAAAACAGGAAGAAACCCGTGAAAGTTTCGGGCTTCCAAAAGCGCCTTGAAGAAATGGCAAAGAAAAGAGGATATCCTGTAAAGAAATAA
- a CDS encoding C25 family cysteine peptidase: MNIFKSFLTAVLTVLVLNSFAQVEIKLNTSKSEFRVLESSPYKIKAKASVDKIKTMPVSTVEGTFIELGLNGFSKIYDAGKPQLPVYNKLIEIPYGAEVKINIISYTEQNIQLSSTGIVNKLMPAQPSVSKSADPSEIPFYYDRILYQTNAFTQAEMVTVTQTGTMRGVQVGNLTVAPFRYNPVTNTLKVYNDLVFEVVFKHPDIALTEQMKEKYYSPYFESSLGTLINYTPPAAKDEITQYPVKYVIIAYSSTSLNLQTALQPFVYWKRQKGFNVIEQYYSSVPSTTTIKTYLQGLYDAATPTDPAPTFVLLVGDVGQIPTYTGIADNAHKTDLYYFTMDGTSDYLADMYYGRFSATSTTHVNNQVNKTLQYEKYTMPKKTYMDTVVMVAGYDSYGNDATYGNGQINYGTNNYFNASHGMYTYTFLDPNNTEAIAGANMRAAIYKGVGYANYTAHCSSGGWGTPEFSTSQIANMYNADKYGLLVGNCCQSNTFNDTECFGEALLRAYSNKGAVGYIGASDYSYWDEDYYWGVGARSSIQVNPTYDANNLGSYDCMFHEHGEAKTKWFVTNDQMRIAGLLAVEASSSTMKKYYWEEYHLMGDPSVMNYFSVPDPLTVNYTNPQNVGINSLVVNTEEDAYVAISHNGVLYDAELALAGGVVTLNFAAITSPDTLDVVVTKQNKQPFIGTLRIMAASIPLDAEMVSINTPEATYSCSGFSVAPEVTVRNMGTTTLTSFNITYSINGNTQPVYNWNGSLASMASVNITLPQINIPEGSSNTFTATTSQPNGSTDQNAANDSKTLNFSAVTVPVSSDFSVDTRDFCDAPGTVNFTNTSQNAASYSWDFGDGGNSTDANPSHTYTELGTYTITLVADAGICGSDTEIKTAFINVGAPMPLVYDDSRCGPGSVTLTASGSGTLNWYDAISGGSLLTTGTTYVTPSLSTTTSYYVESLVDGGTAYTGLTNKVNSTSNNVSAEQGLIFTSQQAFILKSVKIYSLSTGTAQKEINLKNSDGSQTLATTTVSVPSGESRVTLNFNVPVGTNLKLVSPKNSYLHRDNNLSPSPYPITLPGVLSITTSTASSDPLYYYYYFYDWEVEMPDCNSARSEVTATIFSAEPDAQFTYVQNNETIDFTNTSTNGGTYFWDFGDSITSTDENPSHTYLANDTFHVMLIATNDCDSDTTYQDVVIVTSGIAETSFVNVEIYPNPADEIIWVKINRNSVEKLTITDMIGRELKTIAAPGSLTQIDMSGNSEGVYFIRLYEGDKIYTYRFTKVK; this comes from the coding sequence ATGAATATTTTTAAATCCTTTTTAACTGCTGTACTTACCGTACTGGTATTAAACAGCTTCGCACAGGTTGAAATAAAACTGAATACTTCCAAAAGCGAATTCCGTGTTCTGGAATCCAGCCCATACAAAATAAAAGCAAAAGCAAGTGTTGACAAAATAAAGACGATGCCTGTGTCCACGGTGGAAGGCACCTTTATTGAACTTGGATTAAATGGCTTCTCAAAGATATACGATGCCGGCAAGCCACAGCTTCCTGTTTACAACAAGCTGATAGAAATTCCCTATGGCGCTGAAGTAAAAATCAATATCATCAGCTACACGGAACAGAATATCCAACTCAGCAGCACAGGTATAGTAAATAAACTTATGCCGGCCCAGCCTTCTGTTTCAAAAAGTGCCGACCCTTCTGAAATCCCTTTCTATTATGACAGGATTTTATATCAGACAAATGCCTTCACACAGGCCGAAATGGTAACCGTAACACAGACAGGCACCATGCGCGGTGTGCAGGTAGGCAACCTTACGGTAGCGCCTTTCCGTTACAACCCCGTAACAAATACTCTGAAAGTCTACAACGACCTTGTTTTTGAAGTGGTGTTCAAACATCCCGACATTGCGCTTACCGAGCAGATGAAAGAAAAATATTATTCCCCTTATTTTGAATCATCATTAGGGACACTGATTAATTACACACCGCCTGCTGCCAAAGATGAAATAACTCAATATCCGGTAAAATATGTAATCATTGCTTACTCCTCTACAAGCCTTAACTTACAGACCGCTCTGCAACCTTTTGTTTACTGGAAACGCCAGAAAGGATTTAATGTTATTGAGCAATATTATTCTTCTGTTCCATCCACAACCACCATTAAAACGTATTTACAGGGGCTTTATGATGCCGCAACCCCTACTGATCCGGCACCAACATTTGTGTTACTGGTTGGTGATGTAGGTCAGATACCCACTTACACCGGTATTGCCGACAATGCCCATAAAACCGACCTGTATTACTTTACTATGGACGGGACCAGTGATTATCTTGCCGATATGTATTACGGACGTTTTAGTGCTACATCTACTACTCATGTTAACAACCAAGTGAACAAAACATTGCAGTATGAAAAATACACCATGCCCAAAAAAACATACATGGATACCGTCGTCATGGTAGCTGGCTATGATAGTTATGGCAATGACGCCACATATGGAAACGGACAAATAAATTATGGCACAAATAATTATTTTAATGCATCCCATGGCATGTATACATATACTTTTCTAGACCCTAATAATACAGAGGCGATTGCGGGAGCAAATATGAGAGCCGCAATTTATAAAGGCGTGGGTTATGCAAACTATACGGCGCATTGCAGTTCAGGCGGCTGGGGTACACCAGAATTTTCCACATCTCAGATAGCCAATATGTACAATGCCGATAAATACGGTCTGTTGGTAGGCAACTGCTGCCAGTCGAATACTTTTAACGATACAGAGTGCTTTGGTGAGGCACTTCTACGTGCATATTCCAACAAAGGAGCTGTAGGTTACATTGGAGCCTCAGATTATTCTTATTGGGATGAAGATTATTACTGGGGCGTTGGGGCACGTTCAAGCATACAGGTAAATCCAACCTATGATGCCAACAACCTTGGTTCGTACGACTGCATGTTTCATGAACATGGCGAAGCCAAAACAAAATGGTTTGTCACCAACGACCAGATGCGTATTGCCGGCTTGCTTGCTGTGGAAGCCAGCAGCTCAACAATGAAAAAATATTACTGGGAAGAATACCACCTGATGGGCGACCCTTCTGTGATGAATTATTTTTCTGTCCCCGATCCGCTAACAGTAAATTATACCAATCCGCAGAATGTTGGAATTAATTCTCTTGTGGTTAATACCGAAGAAGATGCTTATGTTGCCATATCGCACAATGGCGTTTTGTACGATGCCGAACTGGCACTGGCTGGAGGAGTGGTAACGCTGAATTTTGCTGCAATAACTTCTCCCGACACACTCGACGTTGTTGTCACAAAGCAAAACAAACAGCCTTTTATCGGCACCCTGCGCATCATGGCCGCCAGCATTCCGCTTGACGCCGAAATGGTAAGCATCAACACTCCTGAAGCTACATACAGCTGCAGCGGTTTTTCAGTAGCCCCCGAAGTTACGGTACGCAACATGGGTACCACTACCCTCACCAGTTTCAACATAACTTATTCCATCAATGGAAATACACAGCCGGTTTATAACTGGAACGGCTCCCTGGCCAGCATGGCAAGTGTTAATATTACACTTCCCCAGATTAATATTCCGGAAGGCAGCAGCAACACATTTACAGCAACTACTTCCCAGCCCAACGGCTCTACCGACCAGAATGCTGCCAACGACAGCAAGACCTTAAATTTCAGTGCTGTTACTGTGCCGGTGAGCAGCGATTTCAGTGTGGACACACGTGATTTCTGTGATGCGCCGGGAACGGTGAATTTTACCAACACCAGCCAGAATGCTGCAAGCTACAGCTGGGATTTCGGCGACGGCGGCAACAGCACCGATGCCAACCCCTCGCATACTTACACCGAACTTGGCACATATACGATAACCCTTGTTGCCGATGCGGGCATCTGCGGTAGCGATACGGAAATTAAAACGGCTTTTATCAATGTAGGCGCTCCCATGCCTTTGGTGTATGATGATTCACGCTGTGGCCCGGGAAGCGTAACACTCACCGCCAGCGGCAGCGGCACATTGAACTGGTATGATGCCATCAGCGGAGGCAGCCTGCTCACCACCGGCACTACCTATGTAACTCCCAGCTTGTCAACAACAACTTCGTATTATGTGGAAAGCCTTGTGGATGGCGGCACAGCATATACCGGACTCACAAATAAAGTTAATTCTACGTCCAATAATGTCAGTGCAGAACAAGGTCTTATATTTACATCACAGCAAGCATTTATTTTGAAGTCTGTAAAAATTTATTCTTTGTCAACCGGTACGGCACAAAAGGAAATTAATTTAAAAAATTCTGATGGTTCACAAACTTTAGCAACAACAACTGTTAGTGTACCCAGCGGAGAAAGCCGTGTTACCCTTAATTTTAATGTGCCTGTGGGGACAAATTTAAAACTTGTTTCCCCTAAGAACAGCTATTTGCACAGAGATAATAACCTTTCGCCCAGCCCTTATCCGATTACTTTACCGGGCGTGTTAAGCATTACAACATCTACTGCAAGTAGTGATCCTTTATATTATTATTATTATTTCTACGATTGGGAAGTTGAGATGCCGGATTGCAACAGCGCCCGCAGCGAAGTTACCGCCACCATATTTTCCGCTGAGCCCGATGCACAGTTCACCTATGTTCAAAATAATGAAACTATTGATTTTACAAATACTTCCACTAACGGAGGCACTTATTTCTGGGATTTCGGCGACAGCATTACCAGCACAGACGAAAATCCTTCTCATACTTATCTCGCAAACGACACCTTCCATGTAATGCTTATTGCTACAAACGACTGCGACAGCGACACCACTTATCAGGATGTTGTTATAGTTACCTCGGGTATTGCAGAAACCTCTTTCGTGAATGTTGAAATTTATCCCAACCCTGCCGACGAAATCATCTGGGTGAAAATAAATCGCAATTCTGTAGAAAAGCTAACCATAACGGATATGATAGGCCGTGAACTGAAAACTATCGCTGCCCCTGGCTCATTAACACAAATTGATATGAGCGGAAACAGTGAAGGTGTTTATTTTATCCGTCTTTACGAGGGCGATAAAATATATACGTACCGCTTTACAAAAGTGAAATAG